The Sinomonas sp. P10A9 genome includes a window with the following:
- a CDS encoding YigZ family protein: protein MTETPSRATAYTTVAGASRHELEIKRSRFITVLARVDAEEGARALIADLRREFHDARHHCSAFVLGPDRTIQRSSDDGEPAGTAGIPMLDALTKRETHDGVTDLSDVVAVVVRYFGGILLGAGGLVRAYSESVSAGLDSALLVRRQRLRLLGIEAPHAAAPRLENELRTSGVVVLGTDYGPSDATLRIALEDSDARAAAFAARLASLTGGATRAVPLGTSWVDVS from the coding sequence GTGACCGAGACCCCGAGCCGTGCCACGGCGTACACGACCGTCGCCGGCGCAAGCCGCCATGAGCTCGAGATCAAGCGCTCGCGGTTCATCACGGTCTTGGCGCGGGTTGACGCCGAAGAGGGAGCGCGCGCACTGATCGCCGACCTAAGGCGCGAGTTCCATGACGCGCGCCACCACTGCAGCGCGTTCGTCCTCGGCCCAGACCGCACCATCCAGCGCAGCAGCGATGACGGTGAGCCCGCGGGAACCGCCGGCATCCCGATGCTGGATGCCCTCACCAAACGGGAGACGCACGACGGCGTGACGGATCTGAGCGACGTCGTCGCCGTCGTGGTGAGGTATTTCGGGGGAATCCTTCTGGGCGCCGGCGGACTCGTCAGGGCTTACTCGGAATCGGTGTCCGCCGGACTCGACTCCGCGCTGCTCGTTCGGCGCCAGCGCCTCCGGCTTCTCGGGATCGAGGCACCGCACGCTGCAGCACCACGCCTCGAGAACGAGCTGCGAACCTCTGGTGTGGTCGTGCTCGGAACGGACTACGGGCCGAGCGACGCAACGCTCAGGATCGCGCTCGAGGACTCGGATGCCCGCGCAGCGGCATTTGCAGCGCGTCTGGCAAGCCTGACCGGCGGTGCGACTCGGGCGGTGCCGCTCGGCACTTCGTGGGTCGATGTCTCCTGA
- a CDS encoding TetR/AcrR family transcriptional regulator, which produces MVSVKGGNETRSYVSPRREEAARQTRRAVLTAAAEHFRAAGYAATSLAQIAESAGVARPTVTTVFGSKCALLKEALDEALAGDDDPVPVAQRPWFRPVVEARDREELFAAYAHVCTVIGSRAALLFEAARRAADVGEDTRDLWRATVDNRRRGAAMVIARLEDIEAGRWAMGTPTAERATDALWLLNDPAHYLALVLGRGWSEDEFSAWLGRQFETAVNVAARQAAASSLPHASARSISPSSSGPSLPAT; this is translated from the coding sequence ATGGTCAGCGTCAAGGGAGGAAACGAGACCCGCTCCTACGTCTCACCGCGGCGCGAGGAGGCTGCCCGTCAGACGCGCCGCGCGGTACTCACCGCCGCGGCCGAGCACTTCCGCGCCGCGGGCTATGCTGCGACATCATTGGCCCAGATCGCAGAATCCGCCGGCGTCGCCCGGCCAACCGTCACCACGGTCTTCGGATCCAAGTGCGCGCTGCTCAAGGAGGCGCTCGATGAGGCCTTGGCGGGGGACGACGACCCGGTCCCCGTAGCGCAGCGGCCCTGGTTCCGGCCCGTGGTTGAAGCACGGGATCGGGAAGAGCTCTTCGCCGCCTACGCGCACGTGTGCACGGTCATCGGCTCCCGGGCGGCACTGCTGTTCGAGGCAGCGCGACGCGCAGCCGACGTTGGGGAGGATACGCGGGACCTCTGGCGGGCAACCGTCGACAACCGCAGGCGGGGAGCGGCGATGGTCATCGCACGGCTCGAGGACATCGAGGCCGGCCGGTGGGCCATGGGCACCCCGACCGCCGAACGCGCCACCGACGCACTCTGGCTCCTGAACGATCCGGCACACTACCTCGCCCTCGTCCTGGGCCGCGGATGGAGCGAAGACGAGTTCAGTGCCTGGCTCGGCCGCCAGTTCGAGACGGCCGTCAATGTCGCCGCACGTCAGGCAGCCGCGAGCTCTCTCCCCCACGCCTCTGCGCGCTCGATCTCGCCGTCAAGCAGCGGCCCCTCGCTCCCTGCCACGTAG
- the uvrB gene encoding excinuclease ABC subunit UvrB: MSLAQEINRVVAPFEVVSDYQPAGDQPAAIADIAERIQNGEKDVVLLGATGTGKSATTAWVIEKLQRPTLVMVQNKTLAAQLANEFRELLPNNAVEYFVSYYDYYQPEAYVPQTDTFIEKDSSINEEVERLRHSATNALLTRRDVIVVATVSCIYGLGTPEEYVAGMVTLRRGMEMDRDALLRKFVSMQYVRNDVDFHRGTFRVRGDTVEIIPMYEEQALRIEFFGDEVESIHTLHPLTGEVIREETEMYVFPASHYVAGPERMSRAIKGIEDELAERLKLLESQNKLVEAQRLRMRTTYDLEMMQQMGFCNGIENYSRHIDGRESGTAPHCLLDYFPEDFLLVIDESHVTVPQIGSMYEGDMSRKRTLVEHGFRLPSAMDNRPLKWDEFLERIGQTIYLSATPGKYELGRADGVVQQIIRPTGLIDPEIIVKPTKGQIDDLLGEIRDRAERDERVLVTTLTKRMAEDLTEYLLGHGVRVQYLHSDVDTLRRVELLRELRLGTFDVLVGINLLREGLDLPEVSLVSILDADKEGFLRSSTSLIQTIGRAARNVSGQVHMYADRITDSMAQAIDETNRRREVQTAFNKERGIDPQPLRKRIADITDQLAREDEDTRALLEGSRSGKGGKRTKGTSAASARERAESELRRDGLAAAPAEDLIGLIEQLTEQMHGAAAELQFELAARLRDEVGDLKKELRQMQAAGHA, from the coding sequence ATGAGTCTTGCCCAGGAGATCAACCGCGTCGTCGCACCGTTCGAGGTGGTCAGCGATTACCAGCCGGCAGGGGACCAGCCTGCGGCCATCGCGGACATCGCGGAGCGGATCCAGAACGGTGAGAAGGACGTCGTGCTGCTCGGTGCGACCGGCACGGGCAAGAGTGCGACGACCGCATGGGTCATCGAGAAGCTCCAGCGGCCCACGCTCGTCATGGTCCAGAACAAGACCCTCGCCGCGCAGCTCGCCAACGAATTCCGTGAGCTTCTGCCCAACAACGCGGTCGAGTACTTCGTCTCCTACTACGACTACTACCAGCCCGAGGCCTACGTCCCCCAGACGGATACCTTCATTGAGAAGGACTCCTCGATCAACGAGGAGGTCGAGCGGCTGCGGCACTCGGCCACGAATGCGCTCTTGACACGGCGTGACGTCATCGTTGTCGCAACCGTCTCGTGCATCTACGGCCTCGGCACGCCGGAGGAGTACGTGGCGGGCATGGTGACGCTGCGGCGCGGCATGGAGATGGACCGAGATGCCCTCCTGCGGAAGTTCGTATCCATGCAGTACGTACGCAACGACGTGGACTTCCACCGCGGCACCTTCCGCGTCCGTGGCGACACTGTCGAGATCATTCCGATGTACGAGGAGCAGGCGCTGCGGATCGAGTTCTTCGGCGATGAGGTCGAGTCGATCCACACGCTCCACCCCCTCACCGGGGAGGTGATCCGCGAGGAGACGGAGATGTACGTCTTTCCGGCGAGCCACTACGTCGCGGGGCCCGAACGCATGTCCCGCGCGATCAAGGGCATCGAGGACGAGCTGGCCGAGAGGCTCAAGCTGCTCGAGTCGCAGAACAAGCTCGTCGAAGCCCAGCGCCTGCGGATGCGCACCACCTACGACCTCGAGATGATGCAGCAGATGGGCTTCTGCAACGGCATCGAGAACTACTCGCGGCACATCGACGGCCGCGAGTCCGGGACCGCGCCGCACTGCCTCCTGGACTACTTCCCGGAGGACTTCCTCCTCGTCATCGACGAGTCCCACGTGACGGTTCCCCAGATCGGCTCGATGTACGAGGGCGATATGTCGCGCAAGCGCACCCTCGTGGAGCATGGCTTCCGGCTCCCCTCGGCGATGGACAACCGGCCCCTCAAGTGGGATGAGTTCCTCGAGCGCATCGGCCAGACGATCTACCTGTCCGCGACGCCGGGCAAGTATGAGCTGGGGAGGGCCGACGGCGTGGTGCAGCAGATCATCCGGCCCACCGGTCTCATCGACCCCGAGATCATCGTCAAGCCCACCAAGGGCCAGATCGACGACCTTCTCGGCGAGATCCGCGATCGGGCGGAGCGGGATGAGCGCGTGCTCGTCACGACCCTCACGAAGCGCATGGCCGAGGACCTCACCGAGTACCTGCTCGGGCATGGCGTCAGGGTCCAGTACCTCCACTCCGACGTCGACACGCTCCGGCGCGTCGAACTCCTCCGCGAGCTGAGACTCGGAACCTTCGATGTGCTCGTAGGCATCAACCTCCTGCGCGAGGGTCTCGACCTGCCCGAGGTCTCCCTCGTGAGCATTCTCGACGCGGACAAGGAAGGCTTCCTGCGGTCCTCGACCTCGCTCATCCAGACGATCGGCCGAGCAGCCCGGAACGTGTCCGGCCAGGTCCATATGTATGCGGACAGGATCACTGACTCGATGGCTCAGGCGATCGACGAGACGAACCGCCGCCGCGAGGTCCAGACCGCCTTCAACAAGGAGCGGGGCATCGATCCGCAGCCGCTTCGGAAGCGTATCGCGGACATCACGGACCAGCTCGCGCGCGAGGACGAGGACACGCGGGCCCTTCTCGAGGGCAGCCGAAGCGGCAAGGGCGGCAAGCGGACCAAGGGCACGTCGGCTGCCTCGGCACGCGAGCGCGCCGAATCTGAACTGCGGCGCGATGGGCTGGCCGCTGCCCCGGCCGAGGACCTCATCGGCCTCATCGAGCAGCTCACCGAACAGATGCACGGCGCCGCGGCTGAGCTCCAGTTCGAGCTCGCTGCACGCCTCCGCGACGAGGTGGGTGACCTCAAGAAGGAACTGCGGCAGATGCAGGCAGCCGGCCATGCGTGA
- a CDS encoding MFS transporter → MRDADEGTVGAHLSADGANPAGEIQNSGGHQGSGGPPAASEVAVPAAHDGAARRRIQRRTVGVLAVAQLLSGLGNGATLAIGSLLAVQYGGSDAWAGAVTTLLTLTAAVAALPLSGLAAARGRRTALVAGLGLAALGALSIVLATMASSLALLLIGGALLGVGSAVNLQSRFAAVDLADAAHRGRDLSLVVWSITVGAVAGPNLIKPGAALGAALHLPGTAGPFLISVTGMVMAGALLWFGLRPDPLLEARKHAAAPTPARMSRQVYAPTGRQAWRKAFGGGVHAIRTSPGAGLAVAGVVVAHAVMVAVMSMTPLHLQQVTVAPMGAMDHSGHADQVSTDSFALIGFTISLHIAGMYALSPLMGWLADRLGRRRVLAGGHGILLVSVALAAIGASSPAAVTVALVLLGLGWSAATIAGSALLAESVGEAHRVQAQGVNDTAMGLAGALGGALSGVVMSLVGFPGLALVAGAFSVALLVGAMMSRGRPARV, encoded by the coding sequence ATGCGTGACGCCGACGAGGGCACTGTCGGCGCACACTTGTCGGCCGACGGTGCCAACCCGGCTGGCGAGATCCAGAACAGTGGTGGGCATCAAGGCAGTGGTGGGCCGCCGGCTGCGTCCGAAGTAGCGGTGCCCGCTGCGCACGACGGCGCCGCTCGCCGTCGGATTCAGCGGCGCACCGTCGGCGTCCTGGCCGTTGCCCAGCTCCTGAGCGGGCTCGGGAATGGCGCGACTCTCGCCATCGGATCGCTTCTTGCTGTTCAGTACGGGGGATCCGATGCATGGGCCGGTGCCGTCACGACGCTGCTCACGCTCACGGCAGCCGTTGCCGCCCTTCCACTGAGCGGTCTCGCGGCGGCCCGTGGACGGCGGACGGCGCTCGTGGCCGGACTTGGCCTTGCGGCACTCGGCGCGCTGAGCATCGTGCTGGCCACCATGGCATCGTCCCTCGCGCTGCTCCTCATTGGCGGCGCGCTGCTCGGAGTCGGATCGGCGGTGAACCTGCAGTCGCGCTTTGCCGCTGTAGACCTGGCCGACGCCGCGCACCGCGGCCGCGATCTCTCCCTCGTGGTCTGGTCGATCACCGTCGGCGCGGTCGCCGGCCCGAACCTCATCAAGCCCGGCGCGGCACTTGGGGCAGCCCTCCACCTGCCCGGGACAGCTGGACCCTTCCTCATCTCCGTGACCGGGATGGTGATGGCGGGAGCGCTGCTGTGGTTCGGTCTGCGGCCCGATCCGCTCCTCGAAGCACGGAAGCACGCGGCCGCACCGACGCCGGCCAGGATGTCCCGGCAGGTATACGCCCCGACGGGGCGGCAGGCCTGGCGAAAGGCCTTCGGCGGGGGTGTGCACGCGATCCGGACATCGCCGGGTGCCGGTTTGGCCGTCGCGGGAGTCGTGGTGGCCCATGCTGTCATGGTCGCCGTCATGTCGATGACTCCGTTGCATCTGCAGCAGGTCACGGTTGCGCCCATGGGAGCCATGGACCACTCGGGGCATGCCGACCAAGTGAGCACGGACTCTTTCGCGCTCATAGGATTCACGATCTCCCTGCACATCGCGGGAATGTACGCCCTTTCGCCGCTCATGGGCTGGCTCGCCGACAGGCTCGGTCGACGACGCGTCCTCGCGGGAGGCCATGGGATACTTCTGGTCTCCGTGGCGCTCGCTGCGATCGGCGCCTCGAGTCCCGCTGCGGTGACAGTGGCGCTGGTCCTCCTCGGGCTCGGCTGGTCCGCGGCAACGATTGCTGGCTCCGCGCTGCTGGCCGAAAGCGTGGGCGAGGCGCATCGCGTCCAAGCCCAGGGTGTGAACGACACGGCCATGGGGCTGGCCGGAGCACTCGGCGGTGCGCTCTCCGGCGTCGTGATGTCTCTTGTCGGATTCCCCGGCCTCGCCCTCGTCGCCGGTGCGTTCAGTGTGGCCCTCCTCGTGGGCGCGATGATGAGCAGAGGGCGACCGGCCCGTGTCTAA
- the coaE gene encoding dephospho-CoA kinase, giving the protein MLSIGLTGGIASGKSEVSRRLAERGAVIVDADLLAREAVDAGSDGLAEVVSAFGQGVLTADGALDRAALGAIVFADPARRETLNAIVHPRVRARAAQIAAAAVAADRQAVIVQDIPLLVETGQAGNFDVVVVVDAPDDVRVARLLARNGMSEAEARSRIAAQATREERLAAADHVIANTGSLAELREAVDRLWDDVLAPAAAKQGT; this is encoded by the coding sequence GTGCTGAGTATCGGGCTGACGGGCGGGATCGCGTCGGGGAAATCGGAAGTGTCACGGCGGTTGGCCGAGCGAGGCGCCGTCATTGTAGATGCGGACCTGCTCGCTCGCGAGGCCGTCGATGCAGGCTCGGACGGGCTTGCCGAGGTTGTTTCTGCGTTCGGGCAGGGCGTGCTCACGGCTGACGGCGCGCTCGACCGTGCGGCGCTCGGCGCCATTGTCTTCGCGGATCCGGCAAGGAGGGAGACGCTCAACGCCATTGTCCATCCGCGGGTGCGCGCCCGTGCCGCCCAGATCGCCGCCGCCGCGGTCGCTGCAGATCGGCAGGCCGTGATCGTCCAGGACATTCCCCTCCTTGTCGAGACGGGACAGGCGGGCAACTTCGACGTCGTCGTGGTGGTGGATGCGCCCGATGACGTGCGGGTCGCCAGGCTGCTGGCTCGCAACGGCATGTCCGAGGCGGAGGCCCGCTCGCGGATTGCCGCCCAGGCTACCCGTGAAGAGCGCCTTGCTGCCGCGGACCACGTCATTGCCAACACTGGATCGCTGGCGGAGCTGCGCGAGGCTGTGGACAGGCTCTGGGATGATGTTCTGGCCCCGGCGGCAGCCAAGCAGGGGACGTGA
- a CDS encoding GNAT family N-acetyltransferase: protein MSSSSVAVPRRADSSRPPARASLRPAAPHDVPSILELIHELAVYEKEPDAVKNSVEALTDQLFGENPAIFAHVVEDSTSGSPEVLGFALWFLNYSTWEGTHGIYLEDLYVRPEARARGYGKALLTELARIAVERGYARVEWAVLKWNEPSIGFYRSLGASPLDEWDTFRLTGDALAAFGAGR from the coding sequence ATGAGTTCCTCATCCGTTGCCGTGCCCCGCCGCGCTGATTCTTCCCGCCCACCCGCGCGAGCGAGCCTCCGGCCCGCCGCTCCCCATGACGTCCCCTCGATCCTCGAGCTCATCCACGAGCTCGCGGTCTATGAGAAGGAACCGGACGCCGTCAAGAATTCGGTCGAGGCGCTCACGGACCAGCTCTTCGGGGAGAATCCGGCGATCTTCGCCCATGTCGTCGAGGACAGCACATCCGGCTCGCCGGAGGTGCTGGGCTTCGCGCTCTGGTTCCTCAACTACTCGACGTGGGAGGGCACCCACGGGATCTATTTGGAGGACCTGTACGTTCGGCCCGAGGCCCGCGCCCGCGGCTACGGCAAGGCGCTCCTCACCGAGCTTGCGAGGATCGCCGTCGAGCGCGGCTACGCCCGCGTCGAATGGGCCGTCCTGAAGTGGAACGAACCCTCGATCGGTTTCTACCGCAGTCTGGGCGCATCGCCCCTGGATGAATGGGACACCTTCCGGCTCACGGGTGATGCCCTCGCCGCCTTCGGGGCCGGGCGGTGA
- a CDS encoding cupin domain-containing protein, producing the protein MQTAQKTEAAQDTGAVPERAHGARVLAASEGQAYWFLGSKVIVKASGEQTRNRLTVLDFVNPPGFAPPVHRHLVEDECFYVISGWATFVVDGQRLPAGPGDFVYLPVGSTHTFIVGDGAPLHTLQITVPAGFEEFTAEAGEPVTGDTPPDTPLDPVALTAAAARHQIEILGPPPVH; encoded by the coding sequence ATGCAGACAGCCCAGAAGACCGAAGCAGCACAGGACACCGGAGCAGTGCCGGAGAGGGCGCACGGCGCTCGGGTCCTCGCGGCGAGCGAGGGTCAGGCGTATTGGTTCCTCGGATCGAAAGTCATCGTCAAGGCCTCAGGGGAGCAGACCCGGAACCGTCTCACGGTCCTCGACTTCGTCAACCCGCCGGGATTTGCGCCCCCGGTGCACCGGCACCTGGTCGAAGACGAGTGCTTCTACGTCATCTCGGGCTGGGCCACCTTCGTGGTGGACGGGCAGAGGCTCCCCGCTGGCCCCGGTGACTTCGTATACCTCCCCGTGGGGAGCACGCACACGTTCATCGTGGGCGACGGCGCGCCGCTGCACACGCTTCAGATCACCGTTCCCGCGGGTTTCGAGGAGTTCACAGCCGAGGCTGGCGAGCCGGTCACGGGCGACACGCCTCCCGACACTCCGCTCGACCCTGTGGCGCTGACCGCGGCGGCGGCGCGCCATCAGATCGAGATCCTCGGTCCGCCGCCGGTCCACTAG
- a CDS encoding alpha/beta fold hydrolase: MEHVFAVPIDHGRPDGELIEVFAREYTSAAHPAQAAEKLPWLVFLQGGPGGRGNRVTSLSGWMKAAAADFRILMLDQRGTGLSTPADRVTLPHRGGAAAQAEYLSHFRADSIVLDCEAIRRELGSGPWTVFGQSYGGFCTLTYLSLAPHGLRRALLTGGLAPLEGPAERVYRATYERVAARNAQYFGWYPDDRAAVSAVIGHLRDHDERLPSGERLTPERFQLVGSLLGGNTRVDTLHYLLEDAFGGGVGGSGGGNGARLSDVFLAQVQGLVTRAPNPLYAVLHEAIYAQGGASDWAAWRVLDERPEFKADAAEPLLLGEMVMPWYFEQDPALVPLADTAEILAQKSDWGPLYDSARLAANTVPAAAAVYRDDIFVDRGLSLETAGRVRGLQVWETSDFHHDGITDDGEAIFARLLGMADPD, translated from the coding sequence GTGGAGCATGTCTTCGCGGTCCCGATCGACCATGGACGGCCGGACGGCGAGCTCATCGAGGTGTTCGCGCGGGAGTACACCTCGGCCGCGCATCCTGCGCAAGCCGCCGAGAAGCTGCCGTGGCTTGTGTTCCTGCAGGGCGGCCCGGGAGGCCGGGGCAATCGCGTCACGAGCCTGAGCGGCTGGATGAAGGCAGCCGCGGCGGACTTCCGCATCCTGATGCTCGACCAGCGGGGAACGGGACTCTCGACCCCCGCCGACCGCGTCACGCTCCCCCACCGGGGGGGCGCCGCTGCGCAGGCAGAATACCTCTCGCACTTCCGCGCCGACTCGATCGTCCTGGACTGCGAGGCGATCCGGCGGGAGCTCGGGTCCGGCCCTTGGACGGTGTTCGGCCAGAGCTACGGCGGATTCTGCACCCTCACGTATCTCTCCTTGGCACCCCACGGCCTGCGTCGGGCGCTCCTCACGGGCGGCCTTGCGCCCCTCGAGGGACCGGCTGAACGCGTCTACCGGGCGACCTACGAGCGGGTTGCCGCACGCAATGCCCAGTACTTCGGCTGGTATCCCGACGACCGCGCGGCCGTGTCCGCCGTGATCGGGCACCTGAGGGACCACGACGAGCGGCTACCGTCGGGTGAGCGGCTCACTCCCGAGCGCTTCCAGCTCGTGGGGAGCCTGCTGGGGGGCAACACACGCGTCGACACGCTGCACTATCTGCTCGAGGACGCCTTCGGCGGTGGGGTGGGCGGCTCAGGCGGCGGGAACGGTGCGCGGCTGTCGGATGTGTTCCTGGCTCAGGTCCAAGGGCTCGTGACGCGTGCGCCCAACCCCCTCTACGCCGTCCTGCATGAGGCGATCTATGCCCAGGGCGGGGCCAGCGATTGGGCCGCGTGGCGCGTCCTCGATGAGCGCCCCGAGTTCAAGGCCGACGCCGCGGAGCCACTGTTGCTCGGTGAGATGGTCATGCCGTGGTACTTCGAGCAGGATCCGGCGCTCGTGCCGCTCGCCGATACCGCCGAGATCCTCGCCCAGAAGTCCGACTGGGGGCCGCTGTATGATTCCGCGCGGCTTGCGGCCAACACCGTGCCGGCCGCCGCCGCGGTCTACCGTGACGACATCTTCGTAGACCGTGGACTGTCGCTCGAAACGGCTGGCCGTGTGCGCGGCCTTCAGGTCTGGGAGACGTCGGACTTCCACCACGACGGCATCACCGACGACGGCGAAGCGATCTTCGCGAGGCTCCTCGGCATGGCAGATCCGGACTGA
- a CDS encoding flavodoxin family protein, producing MDAVVVYASQFGNTRQIAEAIGRGLGPDARVLEADGFSPAQLSPGSLLVVGSPIVGWKPLEGLGVWLDGLVPGVLDGVRTAAFDTRVKLFIHGDAAKKIEQALEKAGAERAADPTWYYVAGSEGPLLDGEIERAEAWGRELAAA from the coding sequence ATGGACGCTGTTGTGGTGTATGCGTCGCAGTTCGGCAACACACGGCAGATCGCCGAGGCGATCGGGCGCGGTCTGGGTCCGGACGCGCGTGTTCTCGAGGCCGACGGGTTTTCGCCCGCGCAGCTGAGCCCGGGCTCGCTGCTTGTCGTGGGCAGCCCGATTGTCGGGTGGAAGCCGCTCGAGGGCCTGGGCGTCTGGCTGGATGGACTGGTCCCCGGGGTGCTCGACGGCGTGCGCACGGCCGCTTTCGACACCCGCGTCAAGCTCTTCATCCATGGAGACGCGGCGAAGAAGATTGAGCAGGCGCTCGAGAAGGCGGGCGCTGAGCGCGCAGCCGACCCGACGTGGTACTACGTGGCAGGGAGCGAGGGGCCGCTGCTTGACGGCGAGATCGAGCGCGCAGAGGCGTGGGGGAGAGAGCTCGCGGCTGCCTGA